TAATGCTAAAGTACATGCTGGACACCAACATTGTCATTTATACCATTAAGAACAAGCCGCACATTGTCCGAGAGACGTTTAAAGCACATTATGGGCAAATCTGTATCTCCACAGTGACGTTCATGGAGCTGATTTACGGCGCTGAAAAATCCTCGAATTCAGCGCGAAACCTGGCAGATATTGAGGGAATGGCAGCTCGATTAGATGTGCTCAATTATGACGATGCAGCGGCTACCCATACGGGCCAGATTCGCGCTGAGCTAGCAAAAGCGGGTAAGCCTATTGGCCCCTATGATCAAATGATTGCTGGTCATGCGCGCTCACTGGGTTTGATTATTGTAACCAATAATGAGAAGGAATTTAGTCGCGTGCCTGGCACACGCATCGAAAATTGGGTCAGCGCCTAAAGGCTTTGTTGCAGCGCTTATTAATTGATCAAGATCATACATTTTAAATCAGCTAAAATGGCTCTTTTTTTGCTGAAGCTATCATCTCCATGCCGTGCTTAGGCTTGAAGGTAAAAACATTGAAGAATTGCTTAAGCATCAGGCTCAGCAGCAGACACTTCCATTTGATAATGAGAGCAAAATAATGATATTCAACCCTGATAAGATGGCGTTTGCTCGTCATGAAACCTTTGCTTTACGTTATGGCTGGTTATCTAAAGGCTTTCAGGCTATGACGAAGGATAGCGACATCTTCGAATCGGATGAAGCGACTGTTGAGCTTGGGGTTGGTAAGAATATGGTTTCTGCCATCAAATATTGGCTTCGGGCATGTCGTATGATCGATCCGGTAAAAAACAAATCAACGGCTCTTGGAGATTACATTCTCTCTTCTGATGATGGTTACGATCCTTATCTCGAAGATGAGGCGACTATCTGGCTGTTACATTGGCTGTTAGCAACTAATGCAGAG
The window above is part of the Spartinivicinus poritis genome. Proteins encoded here:
- the vapC gene encoding type II toxin-antitoxin system tRNA(fMet)-specific endonuclease VapC; translation: MLDTNIVIYTIKNKPHIVRETFKAHYGQICISTVTFMELIYGAEKSSNSARNLADIEGMAARLDVLNYDDAAATHTGQIRAELAKAGKPIGPYDQMIAGHARSLGLIIVTNNEKEFSRVPGTRIENWVSA